A stretch of Mesorhizobium sp. L-2-11 DNA encodes these proteins:
- a CDS encoding LysR family transcriptional regulator has protein sequence MDELSCGNASQNHDRPHAGLTARDHYVEQRPNLNLASINLNLLVALEALLAARNITHAGRRVGKSQPAMSRALAVLRDIFNDEILVRGSRGFFLTSQGERLALMLPSALNTIRKMVMESSVTTGEWRSKATMAVPDHQTLILLPRLMQRAPDLEIVSHSLFKGALQALEAGDIDLAVGQIATAPPGYLRRSLYTDHFVCLLRHDHPSLAQELTTENVMALRHAAISSDSESEVGQIYDALPELGLPHRRMRFSNVLTAAMVAATSDMALVVPHRAAMRFAAMLPLTAVDLPIITNPYEVMLIWHERWHRDPEHKWLRGEVAAALTKGAD, from the coding sequence ATGGACGAGCTCTCTTGTGGGAATGCCTCGCAAAATCACGATCGGCCGCACGCAGGTCTGACAGCCCGCGACCACTATGTCGAACAGCGACCAAATCTGAATCTGGCATCCATCAACCTGAACCTGCTGGTGGCATTGGAAGCCCTACTGGCAGCCCGCAACATCACGCATGCGGGCCGGCGCGTCGGCAAGAGTCAACCAGCGATGAGCCGGGCATTGGCAGTGCTGCGCGACATTTTTAATGATGAAATCTTGGTACGAGGCTCGAGGGGCTTCTTCCTGACGTCGCAAGGCGAACGCTTGGCCCTAATGCTGCCGTCGGCATTGAATACGATTCGGAAAATGGTGATGGAAAGCAGCGTCACCACAGGGGAGTGGCGCTCGAAGGCCACGATGGCCGTGCCGGATCACCAAACGTTGATCCTGCTGCCGCGGCTCATGCAGCGCGCGCCTGACCTTGAGATCGTCTCCCATTCGCTCTTTAAAGGCGCCCTACAAGCGCTTGAGGCAGGCGATATCGATCTGGCGGTTGGGCAGATCGCCACCGCTCCGCCAGGCTACTTGCGGCGCAGCCTGTATACTGACCACTTCGTGTGCCTGCTGCGCCACGACCACCCGTCACTAGCGCAGGAACTGACAACTGAGAACGTTATGGCCCTGCGTCACGCCGCCATCAGTTCAGACTCCGAAAGCGAAGTCGGGCAAATTTACGACGCGCTGCCAGAGTTGGGATTGCCACATCGCAGGATGCGCTTTTCCAACGTGTTAACGGCCGCAATGGTGGCTGCGACTTCCGATATGGCCCTCGTCGTCCCGCACCGGGCGGCCATGCGGTTTGCCGCCATGCTACCGCTCACCGCGGTCGATCTACCTATCATAACAAATCCCTACGAGGTCATGCTGATCTGGCACGAGCGTTGGCATCGCGACCCAGAGCATAAGTGGCTGCGCGGTGAGGTCGCCGCAGCACTGACTAAAGGAGCAGACTGA
- a CDS encoding response regulator, whose amino-acid sequence MQQMLVIEDQDLMRLALMHELKDCLTESILLGAPTLDIAKALMKSQGFNLILIDPGLPGVNPISLCDRLSVVEQVIDASPSATHVVITGLDSVAEANHCRRLGVAGYVSKTGLMRGLLADVLQDISQCGFAIRTSEKGQLTADFHYSGLTGREQEILDWMRRRKRGMKRKEVYDQISERIGVDPATVEKYYKQARAKLLKRGRLPEGV is encoded by the coding sequence ATGCAACAGATGTTAGTGATTGAAGATCAGGATTTGATGCGCCTGGCGCTGATGCACGAACTCAAGGACTGCCTCACCGAAAGTATTCTTCTTGGCGCCCCCACATTAGATATCGCTAAGGCTCTGATGAAGTCCCAAGGGTTTAACCTCATTCTCATAGACCCCGGCTTGCCGGGGGTAAATCCAATCTCACTCTGTGACAGGCTTTCGGTTGTCGAGCAGGTCATTGATGCATCCCCTTCAGCGACACACGTGGTTATCACTGGGTTAGATTCGGTTGCCGAAGCTAACCACTGTCGTCGGTTGGGGGTAGCTGGATATGTGAGCAAGACCGGACTGATGCGCGGACTTCTGGCTGACGTGCTGCAGGATATTTCACAATGCGGATTTGCCATCCGGACATCGGAAAAGGGCCAGTTAACGGCTGATTTTCACTATTCGGGGCTAACGGGCCGTGAGCAGGAGATCTTGGATTGGATGCGCCGCCGTAAGCGCGGAATGAAGCGAAAGGAAGTTTACGACCAGATCAGTGAACGCATTGGAGTCGATCCCGCCACTGTTGAGAAATACTACAAGCAGGCTCGCGCCAAGCTGCTTAAGCGCGGCCGGTTGCCCGAAGGGGTTTAA
- a CDS encoding IS6 family transposase, which translates to MFRGRHFDRSVILVCVRWYLAYGLSLRDLKEMMAQRGISVDHSTIHRWVVHFSPLLLERFNRRKRAATGKWHVDETYIKVRGQWMYLYRAIDSVGDTVEFYFSEHRDLPAAKRFFRKALERHGRPDRVVIDGSQTNQEAIVSCDTTHRLQDRCRRRPKPIRIRQSQYLNNRIEQDHRRIKRRVRPMLGFKSPAAASIILDGIEMLHMMRKRQARFAFNPNPSLAEQFDILAAA; encoded by the coding sequence ATGTTCAGAGGCCGGCATTTCGACCGATCGGTCATCCTGGTGTGCGTTCGCTGGTATCTGGCATATGGACTGAGCCTGCGCGATTTGAAGGAGATGATGGCCCAGCGTGGCATTAGCGTTGATCATTCGACGATCCATCGCTGGGTTGTTCACTTCTCGCCCTTGCTGCTGGAGCGCTTCAACCGGCGCAAGCGCGCAGCGACCGGCAAATGGCATGTTGATGAAACCTACATCAAGGTCCGAGGGCAGTGGATGTATCTCTACCGCGCTATCGACAGCGTCGGCGACACGGTCGAATTCTATTTCAGCGAACATCGGGATTTGCCGGCGGCCAAGCGTTTCTTCAGGAAAGCGCTGGAGCGCCATGGGCGTCCCGATCGTGTCGTCATCGATGGTAGCCAGACCAACCAGGAGGCGATCGTTTCCTGCGATACGACACATCGATTGCAGGATCGCTGCAGGCGCCGACCGAAGCCGATCCGAATCCGCCAAAGCCAATACTTGAACAACCGGATCGAGCAGGACCATCGGCGGATCAAGCGCCGTGTTCGGCCGATGCTCGGCTTCAAATCTCCCGCAGCCGCAAGCATCATCCTCGACGGCATCGAAATGCTTCACATGATGCGCAAACGACAGGCGAGGTTCGCCTTCAACCCAAATCCGTCATTGGCCGAGCAGTTCGATATCCTCGCCGCCGCATAA
- a CDS encoding sensor histidine kinase: MAAVFICACALLNFGAVLDSAAGAMIAMILKRSFNSATGLYLALAMAISLGCWSFVLSEHYREETSQSLGRTCETLYMAEEARAGIVRISGWLRLASATRELEPAFGHQITAIIVNIDQLLTQEQLSQKEINLLLMARKVIKKQVMPIAMIGRGYDEALPHTAEIEHTLSEIARLAAARRISVKEKAKIAIAAMRNRVVFSLALVLVVIGFIIIAQRAKFSRRRDEYIRAFLLLHAHMTRSRIVALRLFLGELGRQILPSPEMLKAAQDAVKELEGITNRLMRIANSERDVRTQPLGKLLEENRGALDTHIRLEIDDNAKQLQVPATQVRLIVEELVNNAMAAVQGKQDKQVTIGARVLNRRFLFARRLLIEIADNGSGMTSDILAKAATPFFSMRGGSHVGLGLTGCIEMVNAMRGSIKIKSTPGFSTVVRILLPIGPRR; the protein is encoded by the coding sequence GTGGCTGCCGTCTTCATATGTGCTTGCGCACTGCTCAATTTTGGCGCGGTGCTCGACAGTGCAGCCGGTGCCATGATTGCTATGATCTTAAAACGGTCCTTCAACTCCGCAACCGGACTTTATCTCGCGCTGGCGATGGCGATATCACTGGGCTGCTGGTCGTTTGTTCTGTCCGAACACTACCGAGAAGAGACCAGCCAATCACTCGGTCGGACCTGTGAAACTCTGTATATGGCGGAAGAAGCCCGGGCGGGCATCGTGCGGATTTCCGGCTGGCTTCGTCTCGCCAGCGCGACCAGAGAACTAGAGCCGGCGTTCGGCCACCAAATTACGGCGATCATAGTCAATATAGACCAACTATTGACGCAAGAACAACTAAGCCAAAAGGAGATCAATCTTCTGCTCATGGCCCGGAAAGTCATAAAGAAGCAGGTCATGCCAATTGCGATGATCGGTAGAGGCTATGATGAGGCGCTCCCGCACACGGCCGAGATCGAGCACACTCTGTCCGAAATCGCTCGTTTAGCAGCTGCTCGCCGCATCAGCGTCAAGGAAAAAGCAAAGATCGCGATCGCCGCTATGCGTAACCGCGTCGTTTTCTCACTCGCGCTTGTTCTGGTGGTTATCGGATTCATAATAATTGCGCAACGTGCCAAGTTTTCCAGGCGCCGCGATGAATACATTCGGGCCTTTTTGTTGCTGCATGCGCATATGACCCGATCACGAATTGTTGCACTTCGGCTGTTTCTTGGCGAGCTTGGGCGTCAGATCTTACCGTCGCCCGAAATGCTTAAGGCCGCCCAAGACGCGGTGAAGGAACTCGAAGGTATCACTAACCGGCTCATGAGGATCGCCAATTCAGAGCGCGATGTTCGCACCCAGCCGCTCGGCAAACTTCTTGAAGAGAATCGAGGTGCACTGGACACCCACATTCGATTGGAAATCGACGACAACGCGAAGCAGTTGCAAGTTCCGGCGACCCAAGTTCGCTTGATTGTCGAAGAGCTTGTAAACAACGCTATGGCGGCTGTTCAAGGAAAACAAGACAAACAAGTCACGATCGGAGCGCGCGTTCTCAATCGACGCTTCTTGTTCGCGCGCAGGCTCCTTATTGAAATTGCAGATAACGGTAGTGGCATGACCTCGGATATTTTGGCCAAAGCCGCAACGCCGTTCTTTTCAATGCGAGGGGGGTCGCACGTTGGGCTCGGTTTGACAGGTTGCATTGAAATGGTTAACGCGATGCGGGGCAGTATTAAAATCAAATCCACGCCCGGGTTCAGCACTGTCGTGCGCATTTTGTTGCCGATCGGCCCCAGGAGGTGA